A genomic region of Procambarus clarkii isolate CNS0578487 chromosome 30, FALCON_Pclarkii_2.0, whole genome shotgun sequence contains the following coding sequences:
- the LOC138349870 gene encoding uveal autoantigen with coiled-coil domains and ankyrin repeats-like isoform X2, with translation MKKLKRVFGSVTNLASGRNDDQSTPGNPGSSVANTFRSTSTSPHRSGPQKGSYYSYETQSLDSFNSGVSTAITQVDPHSKQDKNFTKLHKWAYLGDTNKLKKFVKKVSVDAQDSEGKTALHHAAAQGHGDAVLFLLGSKSNVEMKDNIGMTPFLRAVERAQLQIVQLFLQRRVDIKVTDYQRNNCSHLAARTGATDLLTLLLDCDSDYDAPNSLGRTPLHIACSENQEEAVEALLRHGASVNVSDKEGVTPLMVAAKLGSVSLVESLIDHGADLSRVDASKWSAADYARFTNHNQLYNHLKTLMKDDGSSSVIAQGLLNVSDDGSAQDDDGAVGLTSANKHSHCDGTDNSWSDSSDINSIKEKPKLNLTKFLPSSDESAGNLFATITTPEGSRSNGLGPPKPPRLHTSSSSIASENVDAKAEDICSDKEGSLKADDSWKSSSDEEDKEPKLKPFELFKRGLQFHEEVNKEEKIPNDDIGAVSHSRTSREDMLAELGLNDLTYQSSEDVSFSDEEKPVLPLEGTPKKNIISRRSSMLPEDGLNVKVSPSKTVSHSSAFQTSFGDHAPLNTKRESPAKQMPEQCEEVIKTDLSLNYSPQTSARKSRKHSALKESLRKSPLKKSPRNASTKSRLERSFNFDSDSDDELISSQRPRRRKNSTPTKGKLESKSSNNFAAEQIKFENVAEKRKLKSLGDESSVDSNSDDAPLSSLGKKEESVKSQQSEKRENLNTRIHSKSLETDSNNVGGSTLSLLATNAGSSCTNTLSTVVGTLGRVGTMHETEEVWEANASISQHKYSSSNSSLQNSGNENLKEINGHSGRDTDTLPECINKKGVHTAQGNGNGIDFKIDVNDLGSIDETTSTRNVVESEDTGHISNDILEANPVNVVSPRSSSISVSGVHSSELSATRENGDIQTVKEKLLDASIETFSHAETKNSVSTKENLLTNPMSITKIAENIKLTSNQKVEKNKPVEKSNERSVSRPPSNLSALSKPHCRTGSGSGLCSIAFSDEDSIAHDPLSTPRGLDELDDGISAASTETEESTHINSGLKDSLLNPLSSLPDASDVAQLQDLVRELRLKLEKEFGRRAALETRVSNLQQQEKQSKHYSDQQELDLQRQQQEVSTLAGRIRQLEYQSRCEQDSSRLKEQSLEDFQSRCTQLEEQCSTLRVHAQHQEQLVDSLMVQLQTKERINQSLQGKLEELTSQTKYVSMKSCQTEAIYMNTGETVATCAQTDIVFFDRKESATQTNSTSTSVDVRITTDKNMQNSAAELKELNLSQTCNSASVSIIKTVTDSILPEESNSDHRTTPCMMDEAVQTEGTYSTNVISAQVQCTPERLIKSCQTQICTQTQSVQTSMEGLCGSGEKAVNDSSSQTVTMIRQAAIQTDTVTSDCDSESSQKTVGESSQVQLIASAVEPILQTFSHDLESLIIEKNETSQTSVLEMIKQIIIGQIDKLECIINTSLQQTSSFQNRETQCQLSEGILHLQELLQNQLDTVTKMSDDVAGIKCSYLKDSITEVNSDIQSRFQNLREELDGLHQSQVSSEQVMINISSSLGELKQNNDKFFNCISEYFQESRDSRSYGYNDMKQHFETHIGEVKKTLELSKCSDDSGVSDSLTRGIIDKLETLQKSFTMSVEKSCTVQDIYEVQDGIKKMSDDIQNKVSELEQSLQTANKDTRLDQTQINELMNTIKESNKQLMVLLKTRTSEANSNISEALEENFHIIQDHLHRLQQTVLKRINEVCDHVNIAEDEKVVWLSKQVMEMASQVSGMKSGILRVQSSMEATQSLPSSSGIIDEVLISSLKASNEQAVSTLKFQNQSIIQQLEVLQKEIHSTIVQGQISKDNKEVCALKEALNEKENELAKLTSCKENLQEKLQQQTIKMEYLKCKEEEQQLKIESVYEKLHYFESVLKEKDEEIHQAAIKNVSHSEDTAKVRQENFRLTSENGKLSSMLQAEQRQHQWYESELQSLREAKEVAEAKARELMTHLQQTSLERTPPTGRDDDDDNVRYSKQEIKKLELEKQEAETCYNEQQNRSQRLELQLKEVEVALRLEKSNKEELEKLYKKSKDSLNFLEHDLSNARQNQETIQELEDHIRESEIEIKSRDMAVEALKKKLEAANKEKLDLKQAVMLLKSEKLTYELIKQEKELAEQMQKKTEEQLHQIQRKIPLEYVSKASLQLFQKEIENKYNLELSAKLAELNQVIEEQNKQQESQAKSRGAREQALENELGKKSEEIIRLRAQLSIHDEREDTWRVRHDRLMALYQHQAQTNHNHVHRLTRTQKPHEESLSISLQEIDNHLKKPFAASTFLGQLTPPSSLLLPKAPSNIDSYHYTHSDFLERTLHKYLDSADKPRYVPCDDKPQARISPMQPLAHSLKHERLPSLDQSCEDYVELLKKKYGF, from the exons ATGAAGAAGCTGAAACGCGTATTTGGCTCTGTGACAAATCTTGCGAGTGGGCGCAATGATGACCAGTCAACACCAGGCAATCCAGGATCCAGTGTTGCCAACACTTTCAGAAGCACATCTACCTCACCCCATAGATCTGG TCCTCAGAAAGGTTCGTACTACAGTTATGAGACTCAGTCGTTGGACTCTTTCAATAGTGGAGTTTCAACAgccatcacacaagtggacccacATAGCAAACAAGATAAAAACTTTACCAAGCTTCACAAATGGGCCTACTTGGGTGATACCAACAAACTTAAGAAGTTTGTTAAAAAG GTGTCTGTTGATGCCCAAGACAGTGAGGGTAAGACAGCTTTACATCATGCAGCAGCTCAAGGGCATGGTGATGCTGTGCTTTTTTTATTAGGGAGCAAGAGTAATGTGGAAATGAAGGATAATATTGGCATGACACCATTCCTTAGAGCAGTCGAAAGAGCCCAGTTGCAGATTGTTCAACTGTTTCTTCAAAGACGA GTTGACATAAAGGTGACTGACTACCAAAGGAACAACTGCTCTCATTTGGCTGCCAGAACAGGGGCAACTGATCTTTTAACATTATTGCTGGATTGTGACAGTGATTATGATGCTCCAAACTCACTTGGCCGTACCCCATTGCATATAGCATGCTCGGAAAACCAGGAAGAAGCCGTTGAGGCTCTTCTTAGACACGGTGCTAGTGTCAACGTTTCCGATAAGGAAGGTGTGACTCCTCTTATGGTTGCTGCGAAACTGGGTAGTGTTTCACTTGTTGAATCACTCATCGATCACGGTGCAGATCTTTCACGCGTTGATGCTAGTAAATGGTCGGCAGCTGATTATGCTCGTTTTACAAATCACAATCAATTATATAACCACCTAAAGACGCTGATGAAGGATGACGGAAGTTCAAGTGTGATTGCACAAGGCCTGCTAAATGTTAGCGATGATGGGAGTGCTCAAGATGATGATGGGGCTGTGGGGCTAACTTCAGCAAATAAACATAGCCATTGTGATGGAACAGATAATTCTTGGAGTGACAGTAGTGACATTAATTCTATTAAGGAAAAGCCAAAACTTAACCTCACCAAATTTTTGCCATCGTCAGATGAGTCTGCTGGTAATCTctttgccaccatcaccacacctgagGGCAGCAGGAGTAATGGGCTGGGTCCTCCAAAACCCCCACGTCTTCATACAAGCTCTTCGAGTATTGCCTCAGAAAATGTGGATGCTAAAGCAGAAGATATTTGTAGTGATAAAGAAGGCAGTTTAAAAGCAGATGACTCTTGGAAATCCTCATCAGATGAAGAAGACAAAGAACCCAAACTAAAACCATTTGAGCTATTCAAAAGAGGCTTACAATTCCATGAAGAAGTAAATAAGGAAGAGAAAATCCCAAATGATGATATTGGTGCAGTATCTCACTCTAGAACAAGTAGAGAAGATATGCTTGCTGAACTAGGATTAAATGACTTAACATATCAGTCATCAGAAGATGTATCTTTTAGTGATGAAGAAAAGCCAGTTCTACCACTTGAGGGAACACCCAAGAAAAACATTATAAGCAGGAGAAGTTCTATGCTTCCAGAAGATGGACTCAATGTCAAAGTTTCGCCAAGTAAAACAGTTTCCCATTCATCTGCCTTTCAGACATCATTTGGAGATCATGCACCTCTGAACACAAAAAGAGAATCTCCTGCTAAACAAATGCCAGAACAGTGTGAAGAAGTTATTAAGACAGACCTGTCACTCAATTACTCACCACAGACATCTGCTAGGAAAAGCAGAAAACATTCTGCTTTAAAAGAGTCTTTAAGAAAGTCTCCATTAAAGAAGTCGCCAAGAAATGCCAGTACTAAGTCTCGACTTGAGAGGTCTTTTAATTTTGACAGCGACAGTGATGATGAATTAATATCATCACAGCGACCACGAAGAAGAAAAAATAGCACACCCACGAAAGGAAAATTAGAGTCAAAATCATCAAACAACTTTGCAGCAGAACAAATTAAATTTGAAAATGTAGCAGAGAAGAGAAAGTTAAAATCTTTAGGAGATGAGTCTTCGGTGGACAGTAATAGTGACGATGCTCCATTATCATCTCTCGGGAAAAAGGAAGAAAGTGTGAAAAGTCAACAGTCGGAAAAGAGAGAAAATTTAAATACCCGTATACATAGTAAATCTTTAGAAACTGACAGCAATAATGTTGGAGGAAGTACTCTCTCTCTTCTTGCCACCAATGCTGGTAGCTCGTGTACTAATACTTTATCAACAGTTGTAGGAACTTTAGGTCGTGTGGGAACAATGCATGAAACAGAGGAAGTGTGGGAAGCTAATGCTAGTATTAGCCAACATAAATATTCCAGCTCTAATAGCAGTCTCCAAAATTCGGGTAATGAAAATCTAAAAGAAATAAATGGCCATTCAGGAAGAGATACTGATACTTTACCAGAATGCATCAATAAAAAAGGAGTTCATACAGCACAAGGGAATGGAAATGGCATTGATTTTAAAATTGATGTAAATGACCTGGGAAGTATAGATGAAACTACCAGTACAAGAAATGTTGTTGAGTCAGAAGACACTGGCCACATCAGTAATGACATATTAGAAGCAAACCCAGTTAATGTTGTGTCCCCTAGATCATCATCCATATCTGTGAGTGGAGTTCATTCTTCAGAATTATCAGCTACTAGAGAAAATGGTGATATACAGACAGTCAAAGAAAAATTACTTGATGCATCTATAGAAACATTTTCTCATGCAGAAACAAAAAATTCAGTTTCTACAAAAGAAAACCTGTTAACAAATCCAATGAGTATTACAAAAATAGCTGAAAACATTAAATTAACATCTAACCAAAAAGTAGAAAAAAACAAACCAGTAGAGAAGAGTAATGAACGTAGTGTCTCCAGACCACCCTCTAATCTGTCTGCTTTAAGTAAACCACACTGTAGAACAGGATCAGGAAGTGGTTTATGCAGCATAGCTTTTAGTGATGAAGATTCGATTGCTCATGACCCACTATCTACTCCACGTGGGCTTGATGAGCTAGATGATGGAATTTCAGCGGCTTCAACGGAAACAGAAGAAAGTACCCACATTAATTCAGGTCTTAAAGACTCTCTTCTTAATCCCTTATCGTCTCTGCCAGATGCATCTGATGTTGCGCAGCTTCAAGATCTTGTGCGGGAACTTCGGCTAAAGTTGGAAAAGGAATTTGGACGCAGAGCTGCTCTAGAAACTCGAGTGTCAAATTTACAACAGCAAGAGAAGCAGTCAAAGCATTATAGTGACCAACAGGAGCTTGATTTACAGCGGCAGCAGCAAGAG GTTTCCACTCTGGCTGGACGTATCAGGCAGCTAGAATATCAGAGCCGATGTGAACAAGATTCTTCTCGGCTTAAGGAACAGTCCCTTGAAGACTTTCAGAGTCGTTGTACCCAGCTTGAAGAACAATGTAGCACTCTTCGTGTACATGCTCAACACCAAGAGCAATTGGTAGACTCGCTAATGGTACAACTTCAAACTAAAGAACGTATTAACCAGAGTCTTCAAGGAAAACTGGAAGAGCTGACATCTCAGACAAA GTATGTGTCGATGAAAAGTTGTCAGACAGAGGCTATCTATATGAATACTGGAGAGACTGTTGCAACTTGTGCCCAGACTGACATTGTATTTTTTGATAGAAAAGAATCTGCCACTCAAACAAATTCCACATCAACTTCAGTAGATGTTAGGATTACAACAGATAAAAATATGCAAAATTCAGCAGCCGAGTTAAAAGAGCTTAACTTGTCACAGACGTGTAACTCTGCTTCAGTGAGTATAATCAAAACAGTTACAGACTCAATACTGCCCGAAGAAAGTAACAGTGATCACAGAACGACCCCATGTATGATGGATGAAGCAGTTCAAACTGAAGGCACATACAGCACAAATGTAATAAGTGCACAAGTCCAATGTACTCCAGAAAGATTGATAAAGTCATGCCAGACACAAATATGCACACAAACTCAGTCTGTTCAAACTTCAATGGAAGgcctgtgtggcagtggtgagaaAGCTGTCAATGATTCATCAAGTCAGACAGTAACAATGATAAGGCAAGCTGCAATTCAAACAGATACAGTGACTTCTGATTGTGATTCAGAATCTTCCCAAAAAACTGTGGGAGAAAGTAGCCAAGTTCAGTTGATAGCATCTGCGGTAGAACCCATATTGCAAACCTTTTCTCATGATCTTGAGTCTCTTATTATCGAGAAAAATGAAACGAGCCAGACCTCAGTATTAGAGATGATAAAACAAATTATCATTGGTCAAATTGATAAACTTGAATGTATCATTAATACATCCTTACAGCAGACATCGTCATTTCAAAATAGAGAGACCCAATGCCAGCTTAGCGAGGGAATTTTGCATTTACAAGAGTTGCTGCAGAATCAGCTAGATACTGTGACTAAAATGTCTGATGATGTTGCAGGAATAAAATGTAGTTATTTAAAGGATTCTATCACAGAAGTAAATTCAGACATTCAGTCAAGATTTCAGAATCTTAGAGAAGAACTTGATGGCCTTCATCAGAGTCAGGTATCCAGTGAGCAAGTGATGATCAATATTTCATCATCGTTAGGAGAATTAAAGCAAAACAATGACAAATTTTTTAATTGTATATCTGAATACTTTCAAGAAAGCAGAGACTCCAGGTCATATGGATATAATGATATGAAACAACATTTTGAGACTCATATTGGTGAAGTTAAAAAAACACTGGAATTGTCCAAGTGTTCAGATGACAGTGGAGTATCTGATAGTCTAACCAGAGGCATTATAGACAAGCTAGAAACACTTCAGAAATCCTTTACGATGTCAGTAGAAAAAAGCTGCACAGTTCAAGATATTTATGAGGTACAAGATGGAATAAAAAAAATGTCAGATGATATTCAGAATAAAGTATCTGAACTTGAACAAAGTCTGCAAACAGCAAATAAAGACACCAGACTAGATCAAACTCAAATAAATGAACTTATGAACACTATTAAAGAGAGTAATAAACAGCTTATGGTACTTCTGAAGACCAGAACCTCGGAAGCAAACTCTAACATcagtgaggcattagaggaaaacttCCATATAATTCAAGATCACTTACACAGACTTCAGCAAACTGTGTTAAAGAGAATAAATGAGGTTTGTGACCATGTAAATATAGCTGAGGATGAGAAGGTAGTGTGGTTATCCAAGCAGGTGATGGAGATGGCTAGCCAAGTGTCAGGAATGAAGTCTGGCATTTTAAGAGTACAATCATCAATGGAAGCAACACAGAGTTTGCCTTCATCTTCGGGGATCATTGATGAGGTCCTAATTTCCTCACTCAAAGCCAGCAATGAACAGGCTGTATCAACATTGAAATTCCAAAATCAGAGTATAATTCAGCAGCTTGAagttttacagaaagaaattcatAGCACAATTGTACAAGGACAGATATCTAAGGACAACAAAGAAGTGTGTGCTTTAAAAGAAGCTTTAAATGAAAAAGAAAATGAATTGGCCAAGTTGACAAGCTGCAAAGAGAATCTACAAGAAAAATTACAACAACAG ACTATAAAAATGGAATATCTAAAATGCAAAGAGGAGGAGCAACAGTTGAAGATTGAGTCTGTGTATGAAAAGTTGCACTACTTTGAAAGCGTCCTTAAGGAAAAGGATGAAGAAATTCACCAGGCAGCCATTAAGAATGTAAGTCATAGTGAGGATACTGCCAAGGTCCGCCAAGAAAACTTCCGCCTTACTTCAGAAAATGGGAAGCTGTCTTCAATGCTACAGGCAGAGCAGCGACAACATCAGTGGTATGAAAGTGAGTTACAAAGTCTTCGAGAAGCTAAAGAGGTAGCAGAGGCTAAAGCTCGAGAATTGATGACACATTTACAGCAAACATCGTTAGAGCGTACACCTCCAACTGgtagagatgatgatgatgataatgtaaGGTACAGTAAGCAAGAGATTAAGAAGCTTGAGTTGGAAAAGCAGGAGGCAGAAACCTGCTACAATGAACAACAAAATCGATCACAGAGACTTGAGTTACAGTTGAAGGAAGTTGAAGTGGCACTAAGACTAGAGAAAAGTAACAAAGAAGAATTGGAAAAACTTTATAAAAAGTCAAAAGATTCTTTAAACTTTCTTGAACATGATCTTAGCAATGCCAGACAAAATCAGGAGACCATTCAAGAACTGGAGGATCATATAAGAGAATCAGAAATAGAGATAAAATCAAGAGACATGGCTGTGGAAGCACTGAAAAAGAAATTGGAGGCTGCAAATAAAGAAAAACTTGATTTAAAACAAGCTGTTATGCTGCTTAAAAGTGAAAAACTAACGTATGAACTAATCAAACAAGAAAAAGAATTAGCCGAACAGATGCAGAAGAAAACTGAAGAACAGTTACATCAGATACAAAGAAAAATTCCACTGGAATATGTGTCAAAGGCGAGTCTCCAACTATTCCAGAAGGAAATTGAGAATAAATATAACTTAGAATTAAGTGCTAAGCTTGCAGAACTTAATCAAGTAATTGAAGAGCAAAATAAACAACAGGAATCTCAAGCCAAATCTAGAGGAGCTCGAGAACAGGCTCTTGAGAATGAGCTCGGCAAgaaatctgaagaaatcatccgtCTCCGTGCACAGTTGAGTATACATGATGAAAGAGAAGACACGTGGAGAGTGAGGCATGACAGACTCATGGCTCTATATCAGCACCAAGCTCAGACAAACCATAACCATGTGCACAGACTAACTCGAACTCAGAAGCCTCATGAAGAGTCCCTGTCGATCAGTTTACAGGAAATAgataatcatctcaag AAACCCTTCGCTGCATCAACATTTCTAGGGCAACTAACTCCTCCATCCTCTCTGCTGCTACCAAAGGCTCCTAGTAATATTGATAGTTATCACTATACTCATTCAGATTTTTTGGAACGTACCTTACACAAGTACCTGGACAGTGCTGATAAGCCTAG